One segment of Thermus tengchongensis DNA contains the following:
- a CDS encoding ABC transporter ATP-binding protein, whose translation MLEVRGLSLSYGKAQILFGVDLEVREGELVCLVGPNGAGKTSFLRAISGLVRLEARLHRGSKAGEIRLEGEARFLGKRIDHLLPHQIAQLGLVLCPERRRPFKELSVEENLLAGGLLLPKGEVRKQLAFVYELFPRLQERRGQRAGNLSGGEQQMLAIGRALMARPKLLAIDEPSTGLAPKVRALVFEQIARVRQEGITVLLVEQEAARALALADRAYVLSNGRLVRQGPARALLQDPQFQRAYLGL comes from the coding sequence ATGCTTGAGGTCCGGGGGCTTTCCCTCAGCTACGGCAAGGCCCAGATCCTCTTCGGGGTGGACCTGGAGGTGCGGGAGGGGGAGCTCGTCTGCTTGGTGGGGCCCAACGGCGCCGGCAAGACCAGCTTCCTCCGGGCCATCTCCGGCCTGGTCCGCCTCGAGGCCAGGCTCCACCGGGGCAGCAAGGCGGGGGAGATCCGCCTGGAGGGGGAGGCGCGGTTCTTGGGGAAGCGCATCGACCACCTCCTCCCCCACCAGATCGCCCAGCTGGGCCTCGTCCTCTGCCCCGAAAGGCGGCGGCCCTTCAAGGAGCTCTCCGTGGAGGAGAACCTCCTGGCCGGGGGGCTCCTCCTGCCCAAGGGGGAAGTGCGGAAGCAGCTCGCCTTTGTTTACGAGCTCTTTCCCAGGCTCCAGGAGCGCCGGGGCCAGCGGGCAGGCAACCTCTCCGGGGGGGAGCAGCAGATGCTGGCCATCGGCCGGGCCCTCATGGCCCGTCCCAAGCTCCTGGCCATAGACGAACCCTCCACCGGCCTCGCCCCCAAGGTGCGGGCCCTGGTCTTTGAGCAGATCGCCCGGGTGCGCCAGGAGGGAATCACCGTCCTCCTGGTAGAGCAGGAGGCAGCCCGGGCCCTGGCCTTGGCCGACCGGGCCTACGTCCTCTCCAACGGGCGCCTGGTGCGCCAAGGGCCCGCCCGGGCCCTTCTGCAAGACCCCCAGTTCCAAAGGGCCTACTTGGGGCTTTAG